One window of the Salvelinus fontinalis isolate EN_2023a chromosome 2, ASM2944872v1, whole genome shotgun sequence genome contains the following:
- the hapstr1a gene encoding UPF0472 protein C16orf72 homolog, with amino-acid sequence MEEKKKDGDPEIQEHGPEHWFSKWERQCLAEAEQRESNEEEADNDQDKLWHLFQNSATAVAQLYKDRVCHQQGGLSLWVPFQNAATAVTNLYKESVEAHQRSYDLGIQIGHQRRNKDVLAWVKKRRRTIRREDLISFLCGRAPPPRSSRATLTPGHRLTMVSPNRPPPAPETDSSVEADLQPFREAIALHGLSGAMASISVRSGTPGSPTHVGGAAGGGSTPVGRRRNGLHDVDLNTFISEEMALHLDANPRKRSSAQCNDVITDSPTHKRNRMI; translated from the exons atggaggagaagaagaaagacGGAGACCCGGAGATTCAGGAACACGGACCCGAACATTGGTTCTCAAAATGGGAGCGGCAGTGTTTGGCCGAAGCGGAGCAAAGGGAGTCAAACGAGGAGGAGGCCGATAACGACCAGGATAAATTATGGCATCTCTTCCAGAATTCCGCCACTGCTGTGGCTCAGCTCTACAAAG ACCGAGTATGTCACCAACAGGGGGGGCTTTCTTTGTGGGTGCCGTTTCAGAACGCTGCCACAGCCGTGACCAACCTGTACAAAG agtcTGTGGAGGCCCACCAGCGTAGCTACGACCTAGGTATACAGATCGGCCACCAGCGTCGCAACAAGGATGTGCTGGCCTGGGTGAAGAAAAGGAGGAGAACCATCCGGCGAGAGGACCTCATCAGCTTCCTGTGTGGTCGGGCCCCACCCCCCCGGAGCTCCAGAGCCACCCTCACCCCAGGACACAGACTGACCATGGTCTCCCCTAACCGGCCTCCCCCGGCCCCTGAGACTGACTCCTCTGTGGAGGCTGACCTCCAGCCCTTCAGAGAGGCCATCGCACTGCATG GTCTAAGTGGGGCTATGGCCAGCATCAGTGTTCGTTCCGGTACCCCAGGCTCTCCCACCCACGTGGGGGGTGCTGCTGGCGGTGGGTCGACTCCGGTGGGGCGTCGGCGTAACGGTCTCCATGATGTGGACCTGAACACTTTCATCTCCGAGGAGATGGCCCTGCACCTGGACGCTAACCCCAGGAAACGCAGCTCCGCCCAGTGCAATGACGTCATAACAGACTCCCCCACCCATAAACGCAACCGGATGATCTGA
- the LOC129833289 gene encoding ubiquitin carboxyl-terminal hydrolase 7-like isoform X1: MLFLKMYDPKSRSLNYCGHIYTAISCKIRDLLPVMCERAGFQQETSLILYEEVKPNLTERIQDYDVSLDKALDELMDGDIIVFQKDDPENDSSELPTAKDYFRDLYHRVDVIFCDKTIHNDPGFVVTLSNRMNYFQVAKTVAQRLNTDPMLLQFFKSQG; encoded by the exons ATGCTGTTCTTGAAGATGTACGATCCAAAAAGCAGAAGCTTAAATTATTGTGGACATATCTACACAGCTATATCCTGTAAAATAC GAGACCTGCTGCCCGTCATGTGTGAGAGAGCAGGCTTTCAACAGGAGACCAGCCTTATCCTCTATGAG GAAGTGAAGCCTAATTTAACAGAGCGGATACAGGACTACGACGTGTCACTGGACAAGGCCCTGGATGAACTGATGGACGGAGACATCATCGTCTTCCAGAA agaCGACCCAGAGAACGACAGCAGTGAGCTGCCCACAGCCAAGGACTACTTCCGGGATCTCTACCACCGAGTGGACGTTATCTTCTGTGACAAGACCATCCACAACGACCCCGGCTTTGTTGTCACACTCTCCAACAGGATGAACTActtccag GTGGCGAAGACGGTGGCTCAGAGGTTGAACACAGATCCCATGCTCCTCCAGTTCTTCAAATCCCAGGGGTAG
- the LOC129833289 gene encoding ubiquitin carboxyl-terminal hydrolase 7-like isoform X2 — protein sequence MCERAGFQQETSLILYEEVKPNLTERIQDYDVSLDKALDELMDGDIIVFQKDDPENDSSELPTAKDYFRDLYHRVDVIFCDKTIHNDPGFVVTLSNRMNYFQVAKTVAQRLNTDPMLLQFFKSQG from the exons ATGTGTGAGAGAGCAGGCTTTCAACAGGAGACCAGCCTTATCCTCTATGAG GAAGTGAAGCCTAATTTAACAGAGCGGATACAGGACTACGACGTGTCACTGGACAAGGCCCTGGATGAACTGATGGACGGAGACATCATCGTCTTCCAGAA agaCGACCCAGAGAACGACAGCAGTGAGCTGCCCACAGCCAAGGACTACTTCCGGGATCTCTACCACCGAGTGGACGTTATCTTCTGTGACAAGACCATCCACAACGACCCCGGCTTTGTTGTCACACTCTCCAACAGGATGAACTActtccag GTGGCGAAGACGGTGGCTCAGAGGTTGAACACAGATCCCATGCTCCTCCAGTTCTTCAAATCCCAGGGGTAG